From a single Miscanthus floridulus cultivar M001 chromosome 8, ASM1932011v1, whole genome shotgun sequence genomic region:
- the LOC136474869 gene encoding FCS-Like Zinc finger 3-like → MEPAERIESGTALGKRPRSRVLPRTASLVTLPSAAKQGRQERVGAGVPASSSVPAGGVGMGAGAAAGGAVLGYYYGGSFAAVETAVFLKACGLCNRRLGPGHDTFIYRGEVAFCSQECREKQIEYDERMEQTCSLTSIKEAPSVSGASGSDQSGSGGETVAAA, encoded by the exons ATGGAGCCGGCTGAGCGAATCGAATCAGGGACGGCGCTGGGGAAGCGGCCGAGGAGCAGGGTGCTGCCGCGGACGGCCAGTTTGGTGACGTTGCCATCGGCGGCGAAGCAGGGGCGCCAGGAGCGGGTGGGCGCCGGCGTGCCGGCGTCGTCCTCAGTGCCCGCTGGCGGCGTCGGGatgggagccggagccgccgccggcggcgccgTGCTGGGTTACTACTACGGCGGCTCATTCGCCGCGGTGGAGACGGCGGTCTTCCTGAAGGCGTGCGGCCTCTGCAACCGCCGCCTCGGACCGGGCCACGACACCTTCATCTACAG GGGCGAGGTGGCATTCTGTAGTCAGGAGTGCCGAGAGAAGCAGATCGAGTACGATGAGCGCATGGAACAGACCTGCTCCCTGACCTCCATCAAGGAGGCCCCGTCCGTGTCCGGCGCCAGCGGCTCCGACCAGTCCGGCAGCGGCGGGGAGACCGTGGCCGCCGCCTAG
- the LOC136474870 gene encoding photosynthetic NDH subunit of lumenal location 4, chloroplastic-like, producing the protein MAPPISSLSSLVASSQIPTPLLPKPSSRALAVAPCSSASSSASPSTSSTPRHAAAPAASAGRRGLLALGAGFLASAALLIPAGNAGATRVEYYATVGDKLCDLSLVKSGLAYCDVEVGTGVQPPRGELINVHYTARFPDGTLFDSSYKRGRPLTMRIGAGKILRGLEQGISGGGGVPPMLVGGKRKLMIPASLAYGPEPAGCFSGDCNIPGNATLLYDLYLVGIYK; encoded by the exons ATGGCACCACCCATCTCCTCCCTGTCGTCTCTCGTGGCGTCCAGCCAAATCCCGACGCCGCTGCTCCCGAAGCCCAGCAGCAGAGCGCTCGCCGTGGCGCCCTGCAGCTCCGCGTCCTCATCGGCCTCGCCGTCCACTTCCTCGACTCCTCGCCACGCCGCGGCGCCGGCGGCATCGGCGGGCAGGAGGGGGCTGCTGGCGCTGGGCGCGGGGTTCCTGGCCTCGGCCGCGCTGCTGATCCCGGCGGGGAACGCCGGCGCCACGCGCGTCGAGTACTACGCGACGGTCGGGGACAAGCTGTGCGACCTGAGCCTCGTCAAGTCCGGCCTCGCGTACTGTGACGTCGAGGTTGGCACCGGTGTCCAGCCCCCGCGCGGCGAGCTCATCAAT GTGCACTACACTGCAAGGTTTCCTGACGGTACGCTGTTCGACAGCAGCTACAAGCGCGGCAGGCCACTGACAATGCGCATAGGTGCAGGCAAG ATCCTCCGAGGGCTTGAACAGGGGATCAGTGGCGGCGGTGGTGTGCCACCCATGCTTGTTG GTGGAAAGCGCAAGCTGATGATACCTGCGTCACTGGCGTACGGGCCTGAACCAGCAGGCTGCTTCTCAG GAGACTGCAACATTCCCGGAAACGCCACACTTCTATATGACCTTTACCTCGTTGGGATTTACAAGTGA